From one Lycium ferocissimum isolate CSIRO_LF1 chromosome 5, AGI_CSIRO_Lferr_CH_V1, whole genome shotgun sequence genomic stretch:
- the LOC132055247 gene encoding ATP synthase subunit epsilon, mitochondrial gives MASNAAAPFWRSAGMTYITYSNLCANLVRNCLKEPYKSEALSREKVHYTISKWADGKPQKPTIRSDTPED, from the exons ATGGCGTCGAATGCAGCTGCGCCCTTTTGGAGATCGGCAGGGATGACTTACATCACATACTCAAACCTATGTGCCAACCTGGTCAGGAACTGCCTTAAGGAGCCCTACAAATCCGAAGCTCTGTCTCGGGAAAAGGTCCACTACACCATCAGCAAATGGGCTGATGGCAAGCCTCAGAAACCCA CAATCCGTTCAGACACTCCGGAAGACTGA